A stretch of DNA from Candidatus Deferrimicrobiaceae bacterium:
TCTTTCTCTTCTGCCGGGCGATTTCCCGCATATTTTTCTGGCTCATGGCTCATCGAACTCCATCTGGTGGTTTCCGGCCGGAAAACCTTCCTACTTTCCGGCAGCCTTTCCGACTTTCTTCAGGAGACGTTCGCCCCGGTACCGGATTCCCTTCTGCTTGTAGACGTCCGGCCGCCGGAGGGAGCGGATCTTCGCCGCGATGAGGCCGACGAGTTCCTTGTCCGCCCCGGATACCTTGATGACCGTGTTCGCCTCCACCTGCGCGCTGATCCCCTTCGGAAGGGGGAAGATCACGGGGTGGGAATACCCCAGCGCCATCTGGATCGCATCCTGCTTGACTTCGGCCTTGTAGCCCACCCCGACGATTTCGAGAGTCTTGGTGAACCCCTCGGCGACGCCTTTCACCATGTTCGCCACCAGGGTCCGATAGAGCCCGTAGAGGTTCCGGGCGGACTCCTCTCCGGGCTGCAAGGCGACGACGGCATGCCCGTCCTTGACCTCGACCGTCACCTTGTCGGGGATCGGGCGGGAAAGAGCACCCTTCTGCCCGGTGACGGTAAGGATTCCGTCCTTGATCTCGACGGTGACTCCGGCGGGGATCGCCACCGGCACTTTTCCGATTCTCGACATGGTTCCCTCCCCGGGAAAACCTGAGGCCCCTTTACCAGACCTGGCAGAGCAGTTCCCCGCCGATCGCGAGTTTCTTCGCCTTCTCCCCCGTCATCACCCCCCGGGAGGTGGAAAGAATGGCGATTCCGAAACCGTTCTTCACGGTGGGGATCTCATCCATTCCGACGTACACCCGTCGCCCGGGGCGGCTCACCCTTTTCATCCCCCGGATCGCGTATCCGGTCCCGGGCTCGTTCCTCAGGGTGATCCGGAGTACCGCCTGCTTCGGGTCGGGAAGAACGCGGTAGTTTTTCAGGAACCCCTCCTCCTTGAGGATCAGGGCGATGTTCTCCAGCACCCGGGTGGAAGGAAGCTCGAGCTGGTCGAACCTCGCCATCTGTGCGTTGCGGATGCGTGCAAGCAGATTGGATATATGGTCGTTGATGGCCATCCCGGTCTCCTACCAGCTCGCCTTTACCACGCCGGGGAGCTCCCCCCGGAGCGCCAGCTCCCGGAGACAGATCCGGCAGAGCTGGAACTTGCGGTAAAAGGCCCTCGGCCTTCCGCAGCGCGGGCATCGGTTGTATTGCCGGACGCGAAACTTTGGGGTCCTCTTCGATTTGGCGATGATCGATTTTTTTGCCACTCCTTCTCCTCCCGGAAGCGTCAGGCCCGAAACGGCATTCCGAGGAGGCGGAGAAGCTCCAGCCCCTCCTCGTCGTTGCGGGCCGAGGTGACGATCGTTATGTTCATTCCTCTTATTTTGTCTATTTTATCGTAGTTTATCTCCGGAAATATAATCTGTTCCCTTACGCCAAGCGTGTAATTTCCCCGACCGTCGAACCCTTTGGGGGAGACCCCCTTGAAGTCCCTCACCCGGGGCAGCGCGACCGCAATGAGCTTGTCGAGAAAGTAATACATCCGGTCCCGGCGAAGGGTGACCATCACCCCGATCGGGACGCCCGCCCTCAGCTTGAAATTCGATATGCTCTTGCGGGCCTTCGTGACCACCGCCTTCTGCCCGGTGATGAGACCGATCTCCTCGACGGCGGAGTCGATGACCTTGATGTTGTCGATCGCCTCCCCCAGCCCCATGTTGATGATGACTTTCTCGACTTTGGGCACCTGCAAGGGGTTCCGGTAGGGGAACTTCTCCTTCAACCGCGGAACCACCTCGTCCTTGTAATAATCGAACAGTCTCGCCATCTCCCGTCACCCCGGTCCGCCGGTATCCGGCGGGTCTTCGCTATTTCTTCTTGGTCTCGAGCACGTCGCCGCAGCGCTTGCAGGCGCGGTGCCTCTCTCCCGAATCCTCGACCATCATCGATATCCGCGTCGGCTTGTTGCACTTGTCGCACATGATCATGATGTTGGAGTACGAAAGCGCAGCCTCCTTCTCGACGATGCCGCCCTTCGGATTGGTCTTGCCGGGCTTCACGTGGCGCTTCACCATGTTGATTTTTTCCACGAAGACGCGCCCCGCATCCCGGTCCACTTTGAGGACCCTGCCGACCTTCCCCTTCTCCTTGCCCACCATGACCCGCACGATGTCGTTCTTCCGTATATGGAGCGTCGCTTCCGCCATGTCTCTCTCTCCCTCCCCCCTACAGAACTTCCGGAGCCAGGGATATGATTTTCATGAATTTCCTGGCGCGGAGTTCCCGGGCCACCGGCCCGAAGATCCGCGTTCCGACAGGCTCCCCCTGCGGGTTGATGAGCACGGCCGAATTCTGGTCGAACCGGAGAAAGCTTCCGTCGGCCCGGCCGATTTCCTTGGTGGTCCGCACCACCACCGCCTTGTACACATCGCCCTTCTTGACCTTGCCGTGGGGGATCGCCTCCTTCACGCTGACCACGATGATGTCGCCGACGCCGGCGTATCTCCGCTTGCTCCCCCCGAGCACCTTGATGCAGCAAAGACGCTTCGCCCCGGAATTGTCGGCCGCGTCCAGCATGGTCTGCATTTGGATCATGACATTCGTTCTCCGCTTGTCGGGTTAGCGAACCTCGGGCCGTACGATCAGCCGGGAGACTCTCCAGCACTTTTCCTTGCTCAGCGGCCTGGTTTCGATGATTTCCACGGTGTCTCCGACATGGTATTCGTTCCGCTCGTCGTGCGCCTTGTAGGTGGTCCGGCGCTTCGTGTACTTTTTATATACCGGATCCAGGACGACCCGCTCCACGCGAACGACGACGGTCTTGTCCATGCGGTCGCTCATGACGACCCCGATCTTCGCCTTGCGAATCCCGCGGTCTTGTTTTTCCTTTGCAGTCGCCATGCTACCTCGCCTCCCCTCCTTCTTTCTGCCGGAGGAACGTGATGATCCGGGCCAGGTCCTTTCGCCGGTTCCGGATGAGCATATGGTTGTCCAGGGAGGATGCCGACCGCTTCATCCGGAGACGGAAGATCTCGTCCCGCAGTTCCATCTCCCGGTGCCGCAACTCCTCGACCGCGAGGTCCTGGATCTCCTTCTTCTTCATGACCGCCTCATGCCTCCCTCGACAGGAACTTCGTCTTCAGGGGGAGCTTGTGCGAGGCGAGGCGAAAGGCCTCCCTCGCGGTCGCCTCGTCCACCCCCTCGATTTCATAGAGCACGAGGCCCGGGCGCACCACGCAAACCCACTCTTCGGGCGCCCCTTTTCCCTTGCCCATGCGGGTTTCGGCGGGCTTCTTGGTGACGGGCTTGTCGGGGAATATCCGGATCCAGATCTTCCCGCCACGCTTCACGAATCTCGTCATCGCCACGCGGGCGGCCTCGATCTGGCGGGAGGTGATCCAACCCGCCGTGGTAGCCTTCACCCCGTAGTCCCCGAAGTTGAGGGTGTTCCCCGCCTGGGCCGCTCCCCGTCTCCGCCCTTTTTGCATCTTCCGGAATTTCACCCGTTTCGGCGCAAGCATGCCCATGTTCTCCTATTCGATGGTCTCGCGGGAGGAGGACGGCAGCACCTCTCCCTTGTAGATCCAGACCTTCACCCCGATCTTCCCGTAGGTGGTTTTCGCCTCGGCGAACCCGTACTCGATGTCCGCCCGCAGGGTATGGAGGGGAACCCGACCTTCCCGGTACCACTCGGAGCGGGCCATTTCGGCTCCGCCCAGCCGTCCGGCCACGTGGATCTTGATCCCCTTGGCGCCGAGCTTCATCGAGGAGAGAACGGTCTTTTTCATCGCTCTCCGGAAGGCGATCCGCCTCTCGAGCTGCATGGCGACGTTTTCGGCGGTCAGCTGGGCATCGGTCTCCGGGCGTCGGATCTCCTGGATCGTGATCGAGACCTCCTTCTTGACGAACTTCTGCAGGTCCTTCTTGAGGTTCTCGATCTCGGCGCCCTTCTTCCCGATGACGATTCCGGGCCTCGCCGTGTGGATGATGACGTGGACGCGGCTGGACTTCCGTTCGATCTCCACCGACGACACGCCGGCGTGGATGAGCCGCTGCTTGACGTATCCCCGGATGCGCAGGTCCTCCTGCAGGTTCGTGGCGTAGTCCTTCTCGGCGTACCACCGCGATCGCCAATCCTTGATGATCCCCAGCCGAAACCCGTACGGATGTACCTTCTGTCCCAAAAGCCGCCTCCCTTCGGTTCGTCGCTCTCCCGTTACTTCTCATCGACCACGATGGTGATATGACTGGTCCGTCTCCGGTAGCGGTGCGCCCGCCCCATCGGCGCGGGACGGAACCTCTTCACGGACGCCCCTCCGTCCACAAACGCCTTCTTCACGAACAGGATGCCCGTATCGATCACGCCGGTCTGGGCGGCGTTCGCGACGGCGGAATCGAGCACCTTCCTCACCGTTTTGGCGCACGCCTTGTTCGCCAGCTTCAGGATCGTCTGCGCGTCGGAGAGTTTCTTCCCGCGGATAAGGTCCACCACGAGCCTCGCCTTTCTCGGGGAGACACGCATGAACCTTGCCGTCGCTCTCGCTTCCATCGTCGCTCTCCTTCCGCGGCCTACTTCTTCACCTTGGCCTTCCGGTCTCCCGAATGGCTGTGAAACGTGCGTGTCGGCGAAAACTCACCGAGTTTGTGTCCGACCATGTTTTCCGTGACGAAGACGGGCATGAATTTCCTCCCGTTGTGGACGGCGAACGTGAAGCCCACCATGTCCGGCGTGATGGTGGAACGCCTGGACCAGGTCTTGATGACCTTCTTGTCGTTCAGTTCCACCGCCCTGCGGACCTTCCTCTCCAGGCTTTGCTCTACGTACGGTCCCTTTTTGATCGATCTCGCCACGGATGACTCCCCTTTGCGATTATTTCCGGCGCTTTACGATGTAGGGATCGGAAGTCCGGTTCTTCCGGGTCTTGTGCCCCTTGGTCGGTTTCCCCCAGGGCGTGCAGGGATGCCTCCCCCCGGAGGATTTCCCCTCCCCGCCGCCGAGCGGGTGGTCCACCGGATTCATGGCGACGCCCCGAACCGTCGGCCGCCGGCCGAGCCAGCGGCTCCTGCCGGCCTTCCCGAGCGACACCTTCTCGTGGTCCAGGTTCCCCACCTGCCCCACCGTCGCCATGCAATCGACCAATACGAGCCTTACCTCTCCCGAACCGAGGCGCAAGTGGGCGTACCGCCCTTCCTTCGCGAGAATCTGGACGACGCTTCCCGCCGCCCGGGCCATCTGCCCTCCCTTGCCGATCTTGAGCTCCACGTTGTGGACCATCGTCCCCACCGGGATCTGCCGTATCGGAAGTGCGTTGCCCGGCTTGATGTCCGCGTCGTTCCCGGATAGAACCGTGTCTCCCACGGAGAGCCCGACCGGACACAGGATGTACCGTTTCTCCCCGTCCGCGTAATGAAGAAGGGCGATGCGGGCTGACCGGTTCGGATCGTATTCGATCGCGGCGACCCTGGCCGGGATGTCCTTCTTGTTTCTCCGGAAGTCGATCATCCGGTATTTTCTCTTATGCCCGCCCCCCCGATGCCAGATGGTGATTCTGCCCTGGTTGTTCCGCCCTGCCCGGTTTCCCTTTTTCTGAACGAGGCTCCTCTCCGGCTTCTTCTTGGTGAGCTCCTCGTTCGTAAGGACCGTCATGGAGCGGACGCCGGGGGAGGTCGGCTTGAATTTTTTGATTCCCATGGCTGCGGCTCCTTGCCTCGTCTCTCGCGTCACACGCCTTCGAAAAACTCTATCTTATCGCCCGGTTTGAGCACCACGACCGCCTTCTTCCAACCGGGACGTCTTCCGACGACCCGCCCCCTTCTCTTCTTCTTTCCGGAGACATTCATCGTCTTGACGTCGACCACCTTGACCTTGAACAGCTTCTCGACCGCCTCCTGGATCTGGTTCTTGTTCGCCCGGGGATCCACGGCGAACGACACGGCGTTGGTGGTCTCCTTGAGCAACGTCGCCTTTTCGGTGATCAGCGGCCGCTTCAGGACGTCGGTGATATTCATTTCCCCAGCACCTCGCTGATTCTGTCGAATGCCGGACGCGTGAACACCAACTGTTCGTACGAGAGGATGTCGACGACGTTGAGGGCGGAAACGGGAAGCGACTTGAACGACGACAGGTTGCGAATTCCGAGAACGAGCGTCTCCTTGGGCTCTTCCGTCACCAGAAGGGCGTGGGAGAGGCCGAGCTTCCCGGCGATCTTCAGGAATTCCTTGGTCCGGGGACCCGGAAGGTCCAGGTCGTCCACGAGCACGATCCGGTTTTCCCTCGCCCGGACGGTCAGCGCGGAGCGAAGCGCGGCCTTCATGGATTTCCGGTTGACCTTCTGCTCGTAGCTGCGGGGGTGCGGCCCGAACACCGTGCCGCCGCCGCGAAGCAAGGGGGAGCGGGTGCTCCCCATCCGGGCCCGCCCGGTGCCCTTCTGGCGGTACGGCTTTTTCCCGCCGCCGCGGACCTCTTTCCGGGTCTTGGTCGAAGCGTTTCCCGAACGTTTTGCGTTCCGCTGGGCGACGACCACCTGATGGAGCAGATGCTCCTTCACCTCGGCCCCGAAGACGGACTCCGGCAATTCGACCGTCTCTTTGACCTTCCGTTCCTTGTCGAAAAGCTCCAGGGTGGCCATCTCCGCGCTCCTTACTGTCCGTTGCCCTTCTTGATGGCGTGTCGCACGAAGACGAGGCCGTTCTTCGCCCCCGGCACTGCGCCCCGCACCAGCAACAGGTTCTTCTCCGTCTGAATGGCGACGACCCGCAGGTTGAGAACCGTTACGCGCTCGTTCCCGTAATGGCCGCCCATCTTCACGTTCTTGAATACCCGGGAGGGCCAGGAAGAACCGCCGATGGACCCGGGGGCGCGGTGGTGCATCGAACCGTGGGACGCCCCTCCGCCCTTGAACCCCCACCGCTTCACCACTCCCGCGAATCCCCGTCCCTTCGTCTGTCCCGTGACGTCCACGTAATCCCCTTCCCGGAAGATGTCGACCCGGATTTCGTTCCCGACCTCGAGGGGGGATTCGGAATCGACCCGAAGCTCCCGAAGAGCGGCGAACGCCCCTTTTTCCGCCTTCTGGAAATGACCGAGCATCGGTTTGCTGACGCGATGCGCCTTCTTCGCCCCGAACCCGAGCTGAACCGCGTCATATCCGTCGCTCTGCCTCTTTTTTCTCTGGACAACGGTGCAGGGACCCGCCTCGATCACCGTCACGGGGATGACTTTCCCCTGCGCGTCGAAGACCTGGGTCATTCCCAACTTCTTCCCAACGATTCCGGTTGTCATGGTCACACCTTATTCATCGGATTACGATGGCGGGGGACGCTCCCCCTCACTAAAGCTTGATCTCCACTTCCACCCCTGCCGGAAGGTCGAGCTTCATGAGCGCGTCGATCGTCGCGGCGGGCGGCTCGTGGATGTCCAGCATCCGCTTGTGCGTACGGATCTCGAATTGCTCCCGGCTCTTCTTGTCGACGTGGGGCGAACGGTTCACGGTGAACCGTTCGATCTTCGTGGGAAGGGGAATCGGCCCCGACACCTTCGCCCCGGTCTGCTTCGCTTTTTCGA
This window harbors:
- the rplN gene encoding 50S ribosomal protein L14, with protein sequence MIQMQTMLDAADNSGAKRLCCIKVLGGSKRRYAGVGDIIVVSVKEAIPHGKVKKGDVYKAVVVRTTKEIGRADGSFLRFDQNSAVLINPQGEPVGTRIFGPVARELRARKFMKIISLAPEVL
- the rpsQ gene encoding 30S ribosomal protein S17; this encodes MATAKEKQDRGIRKAKIGVVMSDRMDKTVVVRVERVVLDPVYKKYTKRRTTYKAHDERNEYHVGDTVEIIETRPLSKEKCWRVSRLIVRPEVR
- the rplX gene encoding 50S ribosomal protein L24, encoding MAEATLHIRKNDIVRVMVGKEKGKVGRVLKVDRDAGRVFVEKINMVKRHVKPGKTNPKGGIVEKEAALSYSNIMIMCDKCNKPTRISMMVEDSGERHRACKRCGDVLETKKK
- the rplP gene encoding 50S ribosomal protein L16, producing the protein MGMLAPKRVKFRKMQKGRRRGAAQAGNTLNFGDYGVKATTAGWITSRQIEAARVAMTRFVKRGGKIWIRIFPDKPVTKKPAETRMGKGKGAPEEWVCVVRPGLVLYEIEGVDEATAREAFRLASHKLPLKTKFLSREA
- the rplB gene encoding 50S ribosomal protein L2; this encodes MGIKKFKPTSPGVRSMTVLTNEELTKKKPERSLVQKKGNRAGRNNQGRITIWHRGGGHKRKYRMIDFRRNKKDIPARVAAIEYDPNRSARIALLHYADGEKRYILCPVGLSVGDTVLSGNDADIKPGNALPIRQIPVGTMVHNVELKIGKGGQMARAAGSVVQILAKEGRYAHLRLGSGEVRLVLVDCMATVGQVGNLDHEKVSLGKAGRSRWLGRRPTVRGVAMNPVDHPLGGGEGKSSGGRHPCTPWGKPTKGHKTRKNRTSDPYIVKRRK
- a CDS encoding 50S ribosomal protein L23, whose translation is MNITDVLKRPLITEKATLLKETTNAVSFAVDPRANKNQIQEAVEKLFKVKVVDVKTMNVSGKKKRRGRVVGRRPGWKKAVVVLKPGDKIEFFEGV
- a CDS encoding type Z 30S ribosomal protein S14; protein product: MAKKSIIAKSKRTPKFRVRQYNRCPRCGRPRAFYRKFQLCRICLRELALRGELPGVVKASW
- the rpsS gene encoding 30S ribosomal protein S19, whose translation is MARSIKKGPYVEQSLERKVRRAVELNDKKVIKTWSRRSTITPDMVGFTFAVHNGRKFMPVFVTENMVGHKLGEFSPTRTFHSHSGDRKAKVKK
- the rpsJ gene encoding 30S ribosomal protein S10, which gives rise to MEHQKIRIRLKAFDYKLLDKATGEIVEKAKQTGAKVSGPIPLPTKIERFTVNRSPHVDKKSREQFEIRTHKRMLDIHEPPAATIDALMKLDLPAGVEVEIKL
- the rplE gene encoding 50S ribosomal protein L5 → MARLFDYYKDEVVPRLKEKFPYRNPLQVPKVEKVIINMGLGEAIDNIKVIDSAVEEIGLITGQKAVVTKARKSISNFKLRAGVPIGVMVTLRRDRMYYFLDKLIAVALPRVRDFKGVSPKGFDGRGNYTLGVREQIIFPEINYDKIDKIRGMNITIVTSARNDEEGLELLRLLGMPFRA
- the rpmC gene encoding 50S ribosomal protein L29 → MKKKEIQDLAVEELRHREMELRDEIFRLRMKRSASSLDNHMLIRNRRKDLARIITFLRQKEGGEAR
- the rplC gene encoding 50S ribosomal protein L3, which gives rise to MTTGIVGKKLGMTQVFDAQGKVIPVTVIEAGPCTVVQRKKRQSDGYDAVQLGFGAKKAHRVSKPMLGHFQKAEKGAFAALRELRVDSESPLEVGNEIRVDIFREGDYVDVTGQTKGRGFAGVVKRWGFKGGGASHGSMHHRAPGSIGGSSWPSRVFKNVKMGGHYGNERVTVLNLRVVAIQTEKNLLLVRGAVPGAKNGLVFVRHAIKKGNGQ
- the rplF gene encoding 50S ribosomal protein L6: MSRIGKVPVAIPAGVTVEIKDGILTVTGQKGALSRPIPDKVTVEVKDGHAVVALQPGEESARNLYGLYRTLVANMVKGVAEGFTKTLEIVGVGYKAEVKQDAIQMALGYSHPVIFPLPKGISAQVEANTVIKVSGADKELVGLIAAKIRSLRRPDVYKQKGIRYRGERLLKKVGKAAGK
- the rplV gene encoding 50S ribosomal protein L22, with protein sequence MEARATARFMRVSPRKARLVVDLIRGKKLSDAQTILKLANKACAKTVRKVLDSAVANAAQTGVIDTGILFVKKAFVDGGASVKRFRPAPMGRAHRYRRRTSHITIVVDEK
- the rpsC gene encoding 30S ribosomal protein S3, with the protein product MGQKVHPYGFRLGIIKDWRSRWYAEKDYATNLQEDLRIRGYVKQRLIHAGVSSVEIERKSSRVHVIIHTARPGIVIGKKGAEIENLKKDLQKFVKKEVSITIQEIRRPETDAQLTAENVAMQLERRIAFRRAMKKTVLSSMKLGAKGIKIHVAGRLGGAEMARSEWYREGRVPLHTLRADIEYGFAEAKTTYGKIGVKVWIYKGEVLPSSSRETIE
- the rpsH gene encoding 30S ribosomal protein S8, with translation MAINDHISNLLARIRNAQMARFDQLELPSTRVLENIALILKEEGFLKNYRVLPDPKQAVLRITLRNEPGTGYAIRGMKRVSRPGRRVYVGMDEIPTVKNGFGIAILSTSRGVMTGEKAKKLAIGGELLCQVW
- the rplD gene encoding 50S ribosomal protein L4, which encodes MATLELFDKERKVKETVELPESVFGAEVKEHLLHQVVVAQRNAKRSGNASTKTRKEVRGGGKKPYRQKGTGRARMGSTRSPLLRGGGTVFGPHPRSYEQKVNRKSMKAALRSALTVRARENRIVLVDDLDLPGPRTKEFLKIAGKLGLSHALLVTEEPKETLVLGIRNLSSFKSLPVSALNVVDILSYEQLVFTRPAFDRISEVLGK